Proteins encoded in a region of the Rothia mucilaginosa genome:
- the gap gene encoding type I glyceraldehyde-3-phosphate dehydrogenase, protein MTVRVAINGFGRIGRTFFRAAQTEGVGFEIVAINDLTDVETLAHLLKYDSIMGRFNAEVEVKEGALVVDGKEIKILAERDPQNLPWKDLGVDVVLESTGFFTEGSKAKAHIEAGAKKVILSAPGKNIDGTFVMGVNDDQYDAANHHIVSNASCTTNCLAPMAKVLNDAFGIKQGLMTTIHAYTADQRLQDAPHRDLRRARAAAVNMVPTSTGAAAAVGLVLPELKGKLDGFAVRVPTITGSITDLTFTAEREVTVEEVNAAVKAAAEGPMKGIIKYNEDPIVSKDIEGEPISTVFDAPLTKVIGDQVKVIAWYDNEYGYVARLVMFTNKVVASL, encoded by the coding sequence GTGACTGTACGCGTAGCAATCAACGGCTTCGGCCGCATCGGCCGCACCTTCTTCCGCGCAGCTCAGACCGAGGGCGTCGGCTTCGAGATCGTCGCAATCAACGACCTCACCGATGTTGAGACCCTGGCACACCTGCTCAAGTACGACTCCATCATGGGTCGCTTCAACGCAGAGGTCGAGGTCAAGGAAGGCGCACTGGTTGTTGACGGCAAGGAAATCAAGATCCTCGCTGAACGCGACCCCCAGAACCTCCCCTGGAAGGACCTGGGCGTTGACGTAGTCCTCGAGTCCACCGGTTTCTTCACCGAAGGCAGCAAGGCAAAGGCACACATCGAGGCTGGCGCCAAGAAGGTTATCCTCTCCGCTCCCGGTAAGAACATCGACGGCACCTTCGTCATGGGCGTGAACGACGACCAGTACGATGCAGCTAACCACCACATCGTCTCCAACGCATCCTGCACCACCAACTGCCTCGCTCCGATGGCTAAGGTTCTGAACGATGCATTCGGCATCAAGCAGGGTCTGATGACCACCATCCACGCATACACCGCTGACCAGCGTCTGCAGGATGCTCCCCACCGCGACCTGCGCCGTGCACGCGCAGCAGCTGTGAACATGGTCCCCACCTCCACCGGTGCAGCAGCAGCTGTTGGCCTGGTTCTGCCCGAGCTGAAGGGTAAGCTGGACGGCTTCGCAGTCCGCGTTCCCACCATCACCGGCTCCATCACCGACCTGACCTTCACCGCTGAGCGCGAGGTCACCGTTGAGGAAGTCAACGCAGCAGTCAAGGCAGCAGCTGAGGGCCCCATGAAGGGCATCATCAAGTACAACGAGGATCCCATCGTGTCCAAGGACATCGAGGGTGAGCCCATCTCCACCGTCTTCGACGCACCGCTGACCAAGGTCATCGGCGACCAGGTGAAGGTTATCGCTTGGTACGACAACGAGTACGGCTACGTTGCACGCCTCGTGATGTTCACCAACAAGGTTGTGGCATCCCTCTAA
- a CDS encoding DegV family protein, producing MERENKAENRIAVVTDSAAALDPELVQRLSARGNFVLVPMPVTIRTPGEPDRQLQDLTAAEVDEAIMLAHVMGQTVSTSGPAPGVFADVYDELASRGFTHVVSVHLSGELSGTVEAARTGARLSRLGSQGVSVVDSRTVAGAYGHAVVRALEVLNSASAGLRVENPNPEYPTPDYPSPDYPTAAQLVDYIQSVCEHSTLYFYIPTLDALRRGGRVSPALAMVGQMFQIKPIGTITEGKLAYVERPRTAARALERLVEVTVQTCREHQHSAALSSASVGSAAADLASSSLAASPRGEVVAVHHVGNAAQAVQLYEQVQQMLGESSLVHDAAASSAPEFLVSALPPVLSAHSGLGAVAMVVY from the coding sequence ATGGAGCGAGAGAATAAAGCAGAGAACCGCATTGCCGTGGTGACCGATAGCGCCGCCGCCCTCGACCCGGAGCTCGTGCAGCGCCTGAGCGCTCGCGGTAATTTTGTGCTGGTTCCGATGCCGGTGACTATTCGCACGCCCGGTGAGCCGGATCGTCAGCTGCAGGATTTGACCGCCGCCGAGGTGGATGAGGCGATTATGCTCGCGCACGTGATGGGTCAGACGGTGAGCACTTCCGGGCCCGCGCCGGGCGTGTTTGCTGATGTGTATGACGAGTTGGCGTCGCGAGGTTTTACGCATGTGGTGTCGGTGCATCTGTCCGGTGAACTCTCGGGCACGGTGGAGGCGGCACGCACCGGCGCCCGCCTGAGCCGCCTGGGTTCTCAGGGCGTGAGCGTGGTGGATAGCCGCACGGTCGCGGGCGCTTACGGTCATGCGGTGGTGCGAGCCCTGGAGGTGCTGAACTCTGCCTCCGCAGGCTTGCGCGTTGAGAATCCGAACCCTGAGTATCCGACTCCTGACTATCCGAGCCCTGACTATCCAACTGCGGCGCAGCTGGTGGACTACATTCAGTCGGTCTGCGAGCATTCCACGCTCTACTTCTATATCCCGACCCTGGATGCCTTGCGCCGCGGTGGTCGCGTTTCCCCGGCGTTGGCGATGGTGGGCCAGATGTTCCAGATCAAGCCGATTGGCACGATTACTGAGGGCAAGCTGGCGTATGTGGAGCGCCCCCGCACTGCTGCGCGCGCCCTGGAGCGCCTGGTGGAGGTGACCGTGCAGACTTGCCGTGAGCATCAGCATTCGGCGGCGCTCAGCTCTGCTTCAGTGGGCTCTGCCGCCGCCGACCTCGCTAGTTCTTCGCTTGCCGCATCCCCGCGCGGTGAGGTGGTTGCGGTGCATCATGTGGGTAATGCGGCGCAGGCGGTGCAGCTGTATGAGCAGGTTCAGCAGATGCTGGGGGAGAGCTCCCTAGTTCATGATGCCGCCGCTTCTTCGGCCCCGGAGTTTTTGGTGAGTGCGTTGCCGCCGGTGCTGTCGGCTCATTCGGGTTTGGGCGCTGTTGCGATGGTGGTGTACTAG